One Panicum virgatum strain AP13 chromosome 9K, P.virgatum_v5, whole genome shotgun sequence genomic region harbors:
- the LOC120650620 gene encoding protein NEOXANTHIN-DEFICIENT 1-like: MAAAEEEAAGRRRCAGYRHGPPWVFKGSALYQLHLVKASTARAFVPRDLRLVEAFGYTLGGMFLARYHDSPAGAFDELVVIAGIVWNPPTSCAWAARVLVNSVEACRHGRKEVGLPSHVATFSKTIGDEPLARSNGFLSVLGIGSTAPKQENRREIEISETKGSSTRHLCSISMPLTGSHKHHKWMGPAIRMSLPSFSGQTEDHPDLLKYSCKVECRVRPVKPARIWNPRTSEPQECSDGKINSVGSNVLADSVAQSQSISVLLSKPIFALEFSSLRMHVDAPKIFVPQCKKEVGYSST; the protein is encoded by the exons atggcggcggcggaggaggaggcggcggggaggaggcgctGCGCGGGCTACCGGCACGGGCCGCCGTGGGTGTTCAAGGGCAG CGCGCTGTACCAGCTGCATTTGGTGAAGGCGTCGACGGCGCGCGCCTTCGTGCCCCGGGACCTGCGCCTCGTCGAGGCCTTCGGCTACACGCTCGGCGGCATGTTCCTCGCGCGCTACCACGACAGCCCCGCCGGCGCCTTCGACGAG CTCGTGGTGATCGCCGGCATTGTGTGGAACCCGCCGACCTCCTGCGC GTGGGCTGCCCGGGTGCTGGTGAACAGCGTCGAAGCCTGCCGGCACGGCCGCAAG GAAGTAGGCCTCCCAAGCCATGTTGCTACATTTTCAAAG ACTATCGGAGACGAACCCTTGGCGAGATCGAACGGCTTCCTGAGCGTACTCGGAATAGGCTCGACCGCCCCCAAGCAAGAGAACCGCCGCGAGATCGAGATTTCCGAGACCAAGGGCTCGTCCACTAGGCATCTGTGCAGCATCAGCATGCCGCTTACCG GATCACATAAGCACCACAAGTGGATGGGCCCGGCAATCAGAATGTCGCTTCCAAGCTTCAG TGGGCAGACTGAGGACCATCCTGATCTTCTCAAGTACTCCTGCAAAGTAGAATGCAG GGTGCGTCCTGTAAAGCCTGCTAGGATTTGGAATCCAAGAACCTCAGAGCCACAGGAGTGTTCTGATGGCAAGATTAACAGCGTGGGATCCAACGTGTTAGCCGACTCGGTTGCGCAGAGCCAGAGCATTTCGGTATTGCTGTCGAAGCCCATCTTTGCTCTGGAATTCAGCTCCTTGAGGATGCACGTCGATGCTCCGAAGATCTTTGTTCCACAATGCAAGAAGGAGGTTGGATACTCAAGCACTTAA
- the LOC120650623 gene encoding protein kish-like yields MSALFNFHSFVTVVLLLICTCTYLTMHFPSLLIRRTGFRGFFWKAARIGERLSPWVAIGCSVMGISILFC; encoded by the exons ATG TCGGCGCTGTTCAACTTCCACTCGTTTGTGacggtggtgctgctgctgatcTGCACCTGCACCTACCTCACGATGCACTTCCCCTCTCTCCTCATCCGCCGGACAGG GTTTCGTGGTTTCTTTTGGAAGGCTGCTAGGATAG GTGAACGCCTTAGCCCCTGGGTAGCCATTGGGTGCTCTGTGATGGGCATATCGATCTTATTTTGTTGA
- the LOC120650622 gene encoding uncharacterized protein LOC120650622 translates to MAKSGTEEWRRNADTHKMSAEEVRAAGVEASMRPPGRGPGEVLHQRGRLPYGPGTMALVGFGIVGVIGYLVLYQKARPSTPATEVAKVAVGHGDPAAGRDPEKRPEGK, encoded by the coding sequence ATGGCGAAGAGCGGCACGGAGGAGTGGCGCCGGAACGCGGACACCCACAAGATGAGCGCGGAGGAGGTGCGCGCAGCGGGCGTGGAGGCGTCGATGCGGCCCCCGGGCCGCGGGCCCGGGGAGGTGCTGCACCAGCGCGGCCGGCTGCCGTACGGGCCGGGCACCATGGCGCTCGTCGGCTTTGGCATCGTCGGCGTCATCGGCTACCTCGTGCTGTACCAGAAGGCCAGGCCCAGCACGCCCGCCACCGAGGTGGCCAAGGTGGCCGTCGGCCACGGGGACCCCGCTGCCGGCCGGGACCCCGAGAAGCGCCCCGAAGGGAAGTAG